A window of Bacteroidota bacterium genomic DNA:
TGTTGAATAATGTATTTAAAATGGTATTGGTCGGTTTTACAAAGGAATGGGGTATTATTCTCCGTTTTGGTGTGCCTTCCATGATCGCTTCTTTTATCGGAGCCTGGGTGCTGAAGGATCTGTCCGATATTCAAACCGTCTACCAATATTCTTTAGGAACTTTAACTGTCGCAACCACACCTATAAAAATGTGTATTGCATTATTGATCATCATTTTCACATTATTTGAAATAATTCCCCGTCTTCAAAAAATTCAATTTGATAAAAGCTATCTCAGCCTTGGAGGATTCATAAGCGGATTTTTTGGCGGACTTTCGGGTAACCAGGGGGCATTACGGAGTATGTTTCTGATAAAAGCCGGGTTAAGCAAAGAAAGTTTTATTGCCACT
This region includes:
- a CDS encoding sulfite exporter TauE/SafE family protein codes for the protein MLVIICLIALFASLLTFFSGFGLGTILTPVFAVFFPVEIAISLTAVVHLLNNVFKMVLVGFTKEWGIILRFGVPSMIASFIGAWVLKDLSDIQTVYQYSLGTLTVATTPIKMCIALLIIIFTLFEIIPRLQKIQFDKSYLSLGGFISGFFGGLSGNQGALRSMFLIKAGLSKESFIATGIFIACMVDAARLPMYSTKYFNASVLENKWLLVAATLSAFAGAYLGSHFLKKVTLKFLQYFVTVALLILAVLLGAGII